A window of candidate division WOR-1 bacterium RIFOXYB2_FULL_36_35 contains these coding sequences:
- a CDS encoding addiction module toxin, HicA family yields MKVRDVIKMIEDDGWYLVRIKGSHQQYKHPEKLGRVTIAGHPSHDLAPGTLNSILKQSGLKEKKE; encoded by the coding sequence ATGAAAGTTCGTGATGTTATAAAAATGATTGAGGATGATGGATGGTATTTAGTTAGGATCAAAGGAAGCCATCAGCAATATAAACATCCAGAGAAGCTAGGGAGAGTAACAATAGCGGGGCATCCTAGTCATGATTTAGCTCCCGGGACGCTAAACAGTATTTTGAAACAATCTGGATTGAAAGAAAAAAAGGAGTAA